The Balneola sp. MJW-20 genome window below encodes:
- a CDS encoding cellulase family glycosylhydrolase: protein MTQQNNYLDKVLLRILLLLFIGILSYNLSYAQTDQFLKGVNLAGAEFGEGNLPGNYGSDYIYPTKEEVDYFMSKGMTVFRIGFRWERLQRSEFSPLNETELGRMNEIVNYATSKGAHVLLNPHNYSRYYGKVVGSSEVTSAAFADFWARVAEVYKNNPRVMFGLVNEPHDMSTEVWRDNAQAAIDGIRETGSTNLITVPGNGWTGAHSWFDNWYGSPNAEVMLTINDPADNMAYEVHQYLDSNYSGASQTCQSSTIGSEKLIDFTNWLRDNGKVGFLAEFGAAFNNTCMAAIEDMLDHVEENQDVWMAWAWWAAGPWWGDGYFLSIEPYSNGDDKPQMAVLENYLDGNVSTSAEDDDGIPDQTQLAQNYPNPFNPTTNISYTLPQNSDVTLTVYNMLGQPVAELVNARQSAGSYTASFDASGLSSGIYFYRLVAAGQSFTKQMLLVK from the coding sequence ATGACTCAACAAAACAACTACCTGGATAAGGTATTGTTAAGAATTTTACTCTTACTATTCATCGGTATACTATCCTATAATCTGTCATACGCCCAAACGGACCAATTCCTCAAAGGTGTAAATCTTGCCGGAGCTGAATTCGGTGAAGGCAACTTGCCCGGCAATTACGGCAGCGACTATATCTACCCCACAAAAGAAGAAGTAGACTATTTCATGTCGAAAGGAATGACGGTTTTCAGGATAGGATTCAGGTGGGAACGACTGCAGCGCTCTGAGTTCTCCCCGCTGAATGAAACTGAACTCGGACGAATGAATGAGATCGTGAACTACGCGACCTCGAAAGGAGCTCATGTCTTGCTCAACCCTCACAATTACTCCCGTTATTACGGTAAGGTTGTGGGCAGCAGTGAAGTAACTTCAGCTGCATTTGCTGATTTCTGGGCAAGAGTTGCCGAAGTATATAAGAATAATCCAAGGGTAATGTTCGGACTGGTCAATGAGCCGCATGACATGTCTACCGAAGTATGGAGGGACAATGCTCAGGCAGCGATTGACGGCATACGTGAAACAGGTTCAACCAATCTCATCACGGTACCCGGAAACGGATGGACCGGTGCCCATTCCTGGTTCGATAACTGGTACGGCTCGCCTAATGCAGAAGTCATGCTTACCATCAATGATCCTGCGGATAATATGGCTTATGAAGTACATCAGTATCTCGATAGTAATTATTCAGGTGCAAGCCAGACCTGCCAAAGTTCTACCATAGGTTCTGAAAAGCTGATAGACTTTACCAATTGGTTAAGAGATAACGGTAAAGTAGGATTCCTGGCTGAATTCGGAGCTGCATTTAATAATACTTGCATGGCGGCAATAGAAGACATGCTGGATCATGTGGAGGAAAACCAGGATGTCTGGATGGCATGGGCCTGGTGGGCTGCAGGTCCCTGGTGGGGAGACGGATATTTTCTGTCCATTGAACCTTATAGTAACGGCGATGACAAACCACAGATGGCCGTGCTTGAAAATTATCTGGATGGTAATGTAAGTACCAGTGCAGAAGATGATGACGGGATCCCGGATCAGACTCAGCTTGCCCAGAATTACCCGAATCCCTTCAACCCGACCACAAATATCAGTTATACCCTGCCTCAGAATTCTGATGTTACTCTTACCGTGTATAATATGCTTGGGCAACCGGTTGCAGAACTGGTCAATGCAAGACAGTCGGCAGGAAGCTATACTGCTTCTTTTGATGCTTCAGGTTTATCCAGCGGCATTTACTTTTACCGGTTGGTCGCAGCGGGACAAAGTTTCACCAAACAAATGCTGCTCGTCAAATAG